A region of Methanomicrobiales archaeon DNA encodes the following proteins:
- a CDS encoding HEAT repeat domain-containing protein — protein MADPPPEERIVAEEGMEERGSSEEEVCGIPSEVPFLIGCLKSERLNIRWSAAESLGELRDPRAVEPLIEALGDPYVDVQWKAAQALGRIGDPRAVEPLIAALRGGEHWLRRGAAWSLGRIRDSRAVEPLIAALQDPRGDVRKVAAEALGRIGDPRARDALTMALEDPDQNVRKEAQKAIERLEKKQ, from the coding sequence ATGGCGGATCCTCCCCCTGAGGAACGCATCGTGGCTGAAGAGGGGATGGAGGAACGAGGATCCAGCGAGGAGGAGGTCTGCGGCATACCGAGCGAGGTGCCCTTCCTCATCGGATGTCTCAAGAGCGAGCGGCTGAATATCCGGTGGAGTGCGGCAGAATCGCTGGGGGAGCTCCGGGATCCGCGCGCCGTGGAGCCCCTCATCGAAGCGCTGGGAGATCCCTACGTGGACGTGCAGTGGAAGGCAGCCCAGGCGCTGGGGAGGATCGGAGATCCCCGGGCGGTCGAGCCCCTGATCGCAGCCCTGCGGGGAGGAGAGCACTGGCTGCGGCGGGGTGCCGCCTGGTCTCTCGGGAGGATCCGGGATTCGAGGGCGGTCGAGCCCCTGATCGCAGCCCTTCAAGATCCCAGAGGAGATGTGCGGAAGGTCGCGGCGGAAGCCCTGGGGAGGATCGGGGATCCCCGGGCCAGGGACGCGCTCACAATGGCGCTCGAGGATCCGGATCAAAACGTCCGGAAAGAGGCGCAGAAAGCCATTGAACGCCTTGAGAAGAAGCAGTAA